One window from the genome of Cricetulus griseus strain 17A/GY chromosome 2, alternate assembly CriGri-PICRH-1.0, whole genome shotgun sequence encodes:
- the LOC100770290 gene encoding amine sulfotransferase-like: MDNTNEYLLKFKGYNFEKTIVKIEHLETMEDFEIRDDDVFIITYPKSGTIWTQHILSLIYFDGHRNSTENIDTMDRAPFFEYNIHNIDFVKMPSPRIFTSHLPYYLVPNGLKKKKTKILYIYRNPKDVLISFFHFSNWLVTLEATDTIEHYLEKFLDGKVVGSCWFDHIRGWYEHRHDFNIMFLSYEDMKKDLRSSVLKICSFMEKELSENDVDTVVRQATFQNMKSDPRANYNNVIKNEIGTRHSGSFLRKGTIGDWKHHLTVEQNERFDKIFKRNMDKIPLKFVWDINEE, from the exons ATGGATAATACAAATGAATACTTACTTAAATTTAAAGGATACAATTTTGAGAAAACTATTGTGAAAATTGAGCATTTAGAAACTATGGAAGACTTTGAAATTAGGGATGATGATGTCTTCATAATCACTTATCCAAAATCTG GTACCATCTGGACTCAACATATCCTCAGTTTGATTTATTTTGATGGCCACCGGAACAGCACTGAAAACATCGATACAATGGACAGAGCACCATTCTTTGAGTACAATATTCATAATATAGACTTTGTCAAAATGCCTTCACCTCGAATCTTCACTTCCCACCTTCCATATTACTTAGTACCAAATggtctgaagaagaaaaagactaAA ATTCTTTATATTTACAGAAATCCCAAAGATGTTTTGatctcattttttcatttttcaaattggTTGGTTACCTTAGAAGCTACAGATACCATCGAACATTATCTGGAAAAATTTCTAGATGGAAAAG TTGTAGGAAGCTGTTGGTTTGATCACATTAGAGGCTGGTATGAACATAGACATGACTTCAACATAATGTTCCTGAGCTATGAAGATATGAAGAAG GACCTTAGAAGCTCAGTGCTTAAAATCTGCAGTTTCATGGAGAAAGAACTGAGTGAAAATGATGTGGATACTGTCGTGAGACAAGCTACATTTCAGAACATGAAATCTGACCCACGAGCCAATTACAATAAtgttataaaaaatgaaattgggaCAAGACACAGTGGCTCTTTCCTGCGCAAAG GTACCATTGGAGACTGGAAACATCATTTGACTGTGGAACAGAATGAAAGATTTGACAAGATATTCAAGAGGAACATGGACAAAATTCCCTTGAAGTTTGTCTGGGATATAAATGAAGAATAG